The Anguilla anguilla isolate fAngAng1 chromosome 4, fAngAng1.pri, whole genome shotgun sequence genome has a window encoding:
- the LOC118226062 gene encoding uncharacterized protein LOC118226062: MKIPGKPHSLDALVQQLEDKLGIPHKFTLQYEDPDFNNALVNLTDISDLPEMPTLKIISLAATPTLSTADAEILSTSSGEQSPLSRQSPWPATFEIPNFAVDVEYRLRQGNLIYTRDETHLQVPHDMKHKILEKLAETMYSFKAYPHDEEFSDFASTLFKKHPCLTEPGSSNGLNGWKNSLKFKMGNYRTTLRRAGCTDVAIHTGKRGSQEILRSVNRPKRFEINFLPNFPIGEDEISTESKRKELVEELKKHHPSATLISNNMDTTFALRRKELVHSEPPVKETLGRWPALFTESQVLAEFNRITSKNLKQEFFTALDRHTPRFLEIFHSKGGTIGQKFLDQITSQNTDIKAKRTVVLRGLPIVLGDEQTDLFKICFDCDDYDVSPLERWKSILKNRKILDKVCTHASLLTSYYHI, encoded by the exons ATGAAAATCCCTGGGAAACCACATTCATTGGACGCACTGGTACAACAACTTGAGGACAAGCTGGGGATTCCGCACAAGTTTACCCTTCAGTACGAGGACCCCGATTTTAACAATGCCCTTGTCAACCTCACTGACATTTCCGACTTGCCTGAGATGCCGACTTTAAAGATAatctccctggcagcaacaccTACACTAAGCACAGCTGACGCAGAGATTCTCTCTACGTCATCTGGAGAACAATCACCTCTTTCTCGCCAGTCTCCATGGCCAGCCACCTTTGAAATTCCTAACTTTGCCGTGGATGTTGAGTACAGATTACGTCAAGGCAACCTAATATACACGAGAGATGAGACACATCTACAAGTGCCCCACGACATGAAGCACAAGATTCTAGAGAAACTTGCTGAAACGATGTATAGCTTCAAAGCATATCCCCATGATGAAGAGTTCAGTGATTTTGCATCTACCCTGTTCAAAAAGCACCCATGCCTTACTGAACCAGGCTCTTCTAATGGATTGAACGGCTGGAAAAATAGCCTCAAGTTTAAAATGGGTAATTACCGCACCACACTGCGCAGAGCTGGATGCACAGATGTGGCCATACATACAGGGAAAAGGGGGAGTCAAGAGATCTTGAGGAGCGTCAACAGACCTAAACGATTTGAAATCAATTTTCTACCCAATTTTCCCATTGGGGAAGATGAGATCAGCACTGAGTCTAAACGGAAGGAGCTTGTGGAGGAGTTGAAAAAACACCACCCAAGTGCTACTTTGATATCCAACAACATGGACACTACTTTTGCCTTGAGAAGAAAGGAGTTGGTACACTCGGAGCCTCCCGTGAAGGAGACATTAGGAAGGTGGCCAGCACTCTTCACAGAGAGTCAG GTTCTCGCAGAGTTCAATCGTATCACAAGCAAAAATCTGAAACAAGAATTCTTCACTGCCCTTGATAGACACACCCCTCGTTTCCTGGAAATTTTCCATTCAAAGGGTGGAACCATTGGACAGAAGTTTCTCGACCAAATCACATCCCAG aacaCAGACATCAAGGCGAAGCGCACAGTTGTTCTCCGTGGCCTTCCAATCGTCCTTGGAGATGAACAAACAGACCTTTTCAAGATATGTTTT GACTGCGATGACTATGATGTGTCCCCTCTGGAGAGATGGAAATCTATACTCAAAAATCGCAAGATTCTAGATAAAGTGTGTACACATGCTTCACTTCTTACTTCTTACTACCATATATAA